The Gemmatimonadota bacterium genomic interval TTCTCCCGCTCAGCCGCCTCGATTTCCCTGCGGAGGATGAACTCCGCGTGATCGAAACCGGAGATCGCCGCGTCCGCCAGGAATACGCGATGCACCTCGCCGCCGTCCCAGGTTTCCAGGTCCGGCAACACCACGGGACCCGTACAGACCTGAAACTCGGCGTCTTCCTCGTTAATATTGATCAGATCCACGGGAAACTCAAGGGTTACCTTCAGGCTTCGGTCCGCCTGGCCTGCCTGGTCCGCCTGGTCCCGGTCGTGGCGGGTAGTTGAGGCGGTCCAGGTGATCCTGACGTTCATCAGGTCCCGGTCCAGCGTGGCCTGGACTAACTCTCGGGCATTGGTCAGCGTATCATCGATATCGTACTGCCTGATGTCGATATCGTGGCCCTGGAACTGCTCTTCCAGCGGGGTTCCCCCGGATCCGGCGGGCTCGGTGCTCGGCTTCCTGGAAATGGGAATGCTCAGGCTTCGGCTGAAGGCCATGCGCCATTCATCGCTGGGTATCTGGAAGAGGTTTCGGCGGGCGATCGTGTACTCCGAGCGGCAGGGCGCCCCCAGGTACAGCTCTGTTTTGTGTCCGGTTTCCAGATCTTCCACGGTACAGGCCGCCTCCAGATGGAACCGCACCTGGTAGGCTTGTCCCGGTGTCCCGACGAACCCACCGGCGTACTTGTATACCGGATCGGGTTTCCAGGGCCGGGATTTCCAGTGGAAGGAGGAACGATGAAATGCGATCATAATGAACCAAAATGTCCGGTTAACCGGGGCGGAGCAATACAAATTTGACCACGTAACGGATGGTCCGCGACCTTGATTTCTGTTGCGAGCGGAGGGCGGGACTGCTACATTGAAAGAACGTTTCAATAGGCAAATGACGGCGCGCAACCGAGATAAACAACGAAGCGCAGACCCGGAGAAAACAACGCCCGGTTCCGGCACATAACGGGCGCGGCCCATCGTACACAACGGTCCACGGACTGGAAATGACGCAGGATTCCTCACGCTCGGAGTATGAAATTGACCTGGATCGCGTAGAGTCCCTGGAATGGCTCGAATCGCTGGACTACGTGCTCCAGCACTCCGGACCGGGCCGGGTGCGCCAGCTGATCGCCCAGCTCCAGGCCCACGCCCGCGGCAAGGGCGTCCGGCTCCCCTTCGCAGAGAACACGCCTTACATCAACACCATCCCCCCCGACCAGCAGCCGCCCTATCCCGGCAGCGACGAACTCGAGCACCGGATCCGCAATATCATCCGGTGGAACGCCATGGCCATGGTGGTCCGCGCCAACACGGCGGACAAATCCCTCGGCGGTCACATCGCCACGTACGCCTCGGTCTGCAACCTCTACGAGGTGGGCTTCAACCATTTCTTCCGCGGACCGGGCGAAGGTTACGACGGCGACCAGATCTTCTTCCAGCCGCATTCCTCGCCGGGCATCTACGCCCGGGCCTATATCGAGGGGCGGTTCAACGAACAGCACCTGGACAACTTCCGCCGCGAGCTGCGGCCGGGAGGCGGACTTTCGTCCTACCCCCATCCCTGGCTCATGCCCGACTTCTGGATCTTCCCCACGGCCTCCATGGGCTTGAGTGCCATCATGTCCATCTACCAGGCCCGGTTCAACCGGTACCTGGAAGACCGCGGTCTCAAGCAAGGCAACGGCTGCAAGGTCTGGGCGTTTCTCGGCGACGGGGAAACGGACGAACCCGAGGCCCTCGGCGCCATCACCCTGGCGGCGCGCGAGAAGCTGGACAACCTGATCTTCGTGGTCAACTGCAACCTGCAGCGGCTGGACGGCCCGGTGCGGGGCAACGGCAAGATCATCCAGGAACTCGAAGCCGCCTTCCACGGGGCCGGATGGAACGTCATCAAGGTGATCTGGGGAAGCGGATGGGATCCTCTGCTCGCCCATGACGACGAAGGGCTGCTCGTGAAGCGCATGGGCGAGATCGTCGACGGCCAGTACCAGAAGTACACCGTTTCGGACGGCAAGTACCAGCGGGAGCATTTCTTCGGCGTGCATCCCAAACTCATGGAGATGTCCAGGCTGCTTACCGACGAGCACGTGCGGACCATTATCCGGGGCGGCCACGACCAGGAGAAGATCTACGCGGCGTACAAGGCGGCAGTGGAACATCCGGGCGCGCCGACCGTCATCCTGGCCAAGACGATCAAGGGATACGGCCTCGGCGAGTGGGGCGAGGGCAAGAACACGGCCCACCAGCAGAAGATGATCGACGAGGACGGGCTGCGCCATCTGCGCACCGAACTGGGCATCCCCCTTTCCGACGACGAGGTCCGCGAAGCGCCGTATTTCAGGCCGTCGGCGGACAGCGCCGAAATGGAGTACATCCGGGAACGGCGGGAGAGTCTCGGCGGCTACATTCCCCGGCGCAACGTTGTGAATCCCGGCCTGCCCTCCGCGCCGACGGACGAGGTGTTCGACGAATTCAAGGCGGGGACGGACGGCCGCGAGGTCTCGACGACCATGGTGTTTACCCGAATGCTGTCGCGCCTGCTGCGGGAACCCGAAATCGGCAAGCTGATCGTCCCCATCGTACCCGACGAGGCCCGGACCTTCGGCATGGAAGCCCTTTTCCGCCAGTGCGGCATCTATTCCCACGCCGGCCAGCTCTACGAACCGGTGGACATCGACACGCTCCTCTACTACAAGGAGGCGCAGGACGGCCAGATCCTCGAGGAAGGCATCACGGAGGCGGGCTCCCTGTCCTCCTTCGTGGCCGCCGGGACGGCCTATTCGACCCACGGCGTCAATACGATCCCCTTCTTCATCTTCTATTCCATGTTCGGCCTGCAGCGCGTCGGCGACCTGATCTGGGCCGCCGCGGAAATGCGCACTCGGGGCTTCCTGCTGGGCGGTACGGCGGGACGGACGACGCTGAACGGCGAGGGGCTCCAGCACCAGGACGGCCAAAGCCACCTGCTGGCCGACCCGGTCCCCAACCTGCTGACCTACGATCCGGCTTACGCCTACGAGCTGGCGACCATCATCAAGGACGGCATCCGGCGCATGTACGTCGACCAGGAAGACCTGTTCTACTACATCACCGTGCAGAACGAGAACTACGCCATGCCGTCCATGCCGGAAGGGGTGGAAGAAGGCATCCTGAAGGGCATGTACCGGCTCAGTTCGCTGAACGGGGGCACGGCAAAGGCCCACCTCTTCGGAAGCGGTTCCATCATCAACGAATCGCTGAAGGCCCAGGAGATGCTGGCCGAAGACTTCGGCGTGGAAGCGGACGTCTGGAGCGTGACGAGCTACAAGCAACTGCGGCGCGACGCCATGGAGACCGAACGCTGGAACCTGCTGCACCCGTCGGAAGCGCCCAGGGTGCCGTATGTTACCGCATGTCTCGAGGATACCGGAGGTGTCTACGTCATGGCCTCCGACTATGTCAGGACGCTGCCGGATTCCATCGCGCGCTGGGTGCCGGGCCCCGTGGTCTCGCTGGGGACGGACGGTTTCGGGCGTAGCGACAGCCGGCCGGCGCTACGGAACTTCTTCGAGATGGACGCCCGATTCATCACCCTCGGCACCCTCAATGCCCTCGCCCGGAAAGGCGACCTCTCCCCGGAGGTCCCGGAGCGGGCCATGCGCAAGCTGGAAATCGACCCCGAAAAGGCCAACCCCCTGGACGTGTGATCAGGTGTGACGGGGCGCCCGGCCGCGTCACGCCGACCAGGCGGGATCAGGCGTACAGTGCGTTGCTGAAAGCACGGCGGTATTGCCGCGTGGTGGGGTGATCCTCGCCGAGCATGCCGAAAATGGCGACACAGCTCCTCCTGGCCCCGTCGTCGTCATAGGACCGGTTCTTCTCCAGCACCTCGATGAAGCGCTGCAGGGCAAGGTCGTATTCCTCCCGCCTCAGATGCTCGATCGCCTGGATATAGATGGGCCGGACCGGGGCGTCCTCGAGACGCTCGGGCGTGTCCAGGTGAAGGAAGAGTTCCGCGATGGTCCGCAGTACGACCGCCGAGTCGTGGTATTCCGTGCCTGGTTCGATGGTTCGTAAAAGCTCCAGGCTGCGGCCGGGATCATCATCCAGCCAGGTGCGCGCCAGGCAGACCGCCGCCTGCTCGTTGTCCGGCTCCGCCGCCAGGACGTCCTCAAGCATCTCGCGGGACGCATCCCGGTCGCCGGTTTCGAGCAGCCGAAGCGCTTCTTCCAGCTGCTTAGCGCGTGGACTGGGCAGGGCTTTCTTGAGCCACTGTTCGATCATGGGCTCCGGCAGCGCGCCGGTAAACTCGTCCCGGACTTCGCCGTCGACAAACATCTTCACGTTCGGAATCCCCTGTATCCCGTATTGCCGGGCGATGTCCGTGTGCGTTTCCGTGTTGACCTTCACGAGTTTCCACCGGTCCCGGTGGCGTTCGGCGAGGGATTCGATTACGGGGCCGAGCATCTTGCAGGGCCCGCACCATTCCGCCCAGAAATCGACCAGCACGGGGACCGTGTGACTCTGTTCGACCACTTCTTTGTTGAAGTCCGAAACTTCGTAACTCATTGCCGTTCCTTACCGGTCTGCGGCGCGCATGGTAGAGAGCCGCTGGTTGACACGTATGCCGACTGGGGTTATCTTTCTTTGCGGTTCATCCGGGTGAATCAGGCTTTCAATCGTCGTCGCCGAAGAGTCTGCGGTGGAAGTCGATCACGATGTCGGCCATGTTCTCCCACGTCGTCAGGGACGTGTTGAAAACCGCGTGGTACAGCGTCGGATCCGTCCAGTCGCGATGGTAGTTATGCTGCAGGTACAGCGACCGCTGCCGGTCCTTTTCCTTGATGAGTTCCGCTGCCCGGTCCCGCGCGAGGTTCATCTCGTCCATGATAACGTCGACCCGGTATTCGAATGGCGCGACGAACAGGGTGCGGAAGACGTCATTGCGGTCCGCAAGGATGCACTGGCACCCGCGCCCTACGATGATGACGCGCTGCCTGTCTGCCAGCGAACGGATGGTATCCTGGAGGATCTGGAGGTATTCGTCCCGGTCCAGGAAGGTGTTCTTCAGGGAGGTGGGATCCTTCGTCCCCTCGTCGTCGCCCGGCACGTAGGGCCAGATGAGGGGCGGGTATTCCGGGGAAAGGGAGTAGACGGTCGAAGGCGTGAACAGTTCGCCGAGAAAGCGTCGTATGGGCGATTCGCCCACTTCGTCCAGCTGCTCGACGACATCCTCCGAAACGCCCGCGGCATGGGCGGTTTCGGCGATAAGTTCCTTGTCCACGCAATCATAACCGAGGCGGTCGGCGACGATCCTCGCAACGTCCCGCCCACCGCTGCCGTATTCCCTGGCGACCGTAATGATGCTCATGATGGACTCCTTGTTGCATTCAGCCGTCGAAGGAGACGAGGTAACCGTTTGAAAGTGCCGCGCCATGCCCCGTCATGATCCGTTGGACGCGACTGCGGACTTCCTGGGTTCGAAGGGGTTCGCGGCCACCCGCTTCGGCATGATCCTGGGTACCGGATTCGGGTCGTGCGTCCGGGCGGTCGAAAAGAAATCCGTTGTTCCCTACGGTTCCATCCCCCATTTTCCAGTATCGACCGTTCATGGCCACGAAGGCAACCTGGTCTTCGGCGCCCTGGGCGAAGCATCCGTGATTTTGATGCAGGGACGGATCCACCTGTACGAGGGTTACGACGCACGGCAGATCGCCTATCCTCTCGAGGTAATGCGCCGGTTCGGCGTCGAGATTCTGCTCGTGACCAATGCCGCCGGCGGACTGAATCCCCGGTACGAGGTGGGAGACCTCATGGTCGTACGGCAACATATCCATCCCATCGGCGTTAAACTGATGGGAGACTTGACGTCGGATACGGACGGCGAACCCTGTTACAGTGCGTCTTTGAGGGATTCGCTTCTACAGATCAGTATACAAAGAAACCAGCACGTCCAACAGGGAATTCTGGCTTGGATGCCCGGACCTTCCTTCGAGACCCGCGCCGAAATCGCCCTGCTGAAATCACTGGGCGCGGACGCGGTGACCATGTCGACCGTCCCGGAAGCACTGGCGGCCCGGCGACTCGGCATGAGGACTGTGGCCGTATCGTGCATATCCAATGTGTGGACGGGTCAAGCAGGTGAAACCGTCGACGCGGACGACGTGGCGACGACGGTCGAATCGGCGGCAGAGCGATGCTCCGAACTGTTCCGTGGCTTTTTACTCCGGATGGCTACCCGCGTTTAGGTTGGTTTTGGTACCACAGCGTTAAGCGAGCGAACTATGGCCTGGTTTGAGAGACGACAGCGGGGACTGAGCCCGCAAAAGCGCAAGGAAATCCCGAAGGGGTTGTGGGTCAAGTGCGACAAGTGCGACGCCATGCTGTACAAGGCGGAGCTCGAACGGGACTTCAACGTATGCGCCCATTGCGGGTACCATTTCAAGATCGGCCACCAGGGGTACATCTCCCTGATCATGGACCCGGACTCCTTCACGGAGACCGACACGGATCTGCGCACCGTCGACCCGCTCGAGTTCAAGGAGAAGGAAAACTACCCGGACTACATGAAGCGGTATCAGAAGCGGACCGGCATGATGGAGGCCGTGGTATCGGGCACGGGACGCATCGAGGGAAGGCTCGTTTCCCTGTCCATCCACGACGGGGCCTTCCTGGCCGGGAGCATGGGATCCGTAGTCGGCGAGAAGGTAACACGGTCCATCCGGCGGTCACTCGACCTGGAGATCCCGCTGCTCGTGGTCGCCACGTCGGGCGGCGCGCGCATGCAGGAAGGCATCCTCTCCCTCATGCAGATGGCGAAGACTTCCCTCTGGCTGAACCGCCTGTCGGAGAAAAAGATCCCCTTTGTCGTCGTGATCACGAATCCGACCATGGCCGGCGTGATGGCGAGTTATGCTTCGCTGGGAGACTTCACCCTGGCCGAGCCGGGCGCCATGATGGGCTTCG includes:
- the aceE gene encoding pyruvate dehydrogenase (acetyl-transferring), homodimeric type, with the translated sequence MTQDSSRSEYEIDLDRVESLEWLESLDYVLQHSGPGRVRQLIAQLQAHARGKGVRLPFAENTPYINTIPPDQQPPYPGSDELEHRIRNIIRWNAMAMVVRANTADKSLGGHIATYASVCNLYEVGFNHFFRGPGEGYDGDQIFFQPHSSPGIYARAYIEGRFNEQHLDNFRRELRPGGGLSSYPHPWLMPDFWIFPTASMGLSAIMSIYQARFNRYLEDRGLKQGNGCKVWAFLGDGETDEPEALGAITLAAREKLDNLIFVVNCNLQRLDGPVRGNGKIIQELEAAFHGAGWNVIKVIWGSGWDPLLAHDDEGLLVKRMGEIVDGQYQKYTVSDGKYQREHFFGVHPKLMEMSRLLTDEHVRTIIRGGHDQEKIYAAYKAAVEHPGAPTVILAKTIKGYGLGEWGEGKNTAHQQKMIDEDGLRHLRTELGIPLSDDEVREAPYFRPSADSAEMEYIRERRESLGGYIPRRNVVNPGLPSAPTDEVFDEFKAGTDGREVSTTMVFTRMLSRLLREPEIGKLIVPIVPDEARTFGMEALFRQCGIYSHAGQLYEPVDIDTLLYYKEAQDGQILEEGITEAGSLSSFVAAGTAYSTHGVNTIPFFIFYSMFGLQRVGDLIWAAAEMRTRGFLLGGTAGRTTLNGEGLQHQDGQSHLLADPVPNLLTYDPAYAYELATIIKDGIRRMYVDQEDLFYYITVQNENYAMPSMPEGVEEGILKGMYRLSSLNGGTAKAHLFGSGSIINESLKAQEMLAEDFGVEADVWSVTSYKQLRRDAMETERWNLLHPSEAPRVPYVTACLEDTGGVYVMASDYVRTLPDSIARWVPGPVVSLGTDGFGRSDSRPALRNFFEMDARFITLGTLNALARKGDLSPEVPERAMRKLEIDPEKANPLDV
- the trxA gene encoding thioredoxin; the encoded protein is MSYEVSDFNKEVVEQSHTVPVLVDFWAEWCGPCKMLGPVIESLAERHRDRWKLVKVNTETHTDIARQYGIQGIPNVKMFVDGEVRDEFTGALPEPMIEQWLKKALPSPRAKQLEEALRLLETGDRDASREMLEDVLAAEPDNEQAAVCLARTWLDDDPGRSLELLRTIEPGTEYHDSAVVLRTIAELFLHLDTPERLEDAPVRPIYIQAIEHLRREEYDLALQRFIEVLEKNRSYDDDGARRSCVAIFGMLGEDHPTTRQYRRAFSNALYA
- a CDS encoding cytidylate kinase-like family protein, yielding MARHFQTVTSSPSTAECNKESIMSIITVAREYGSGGRDVARIVADRLGYDCVDKELIAETAHAAGVSEDVVEQLDEVGESPIRRFLGELFTPSTVYSLSPEYPPLIWPYVPGDDEGTKDPTSLKNTFLDRDEYLQILQDTIRSLADRQRVIIVGRGCQCILADRNDVFRTLFVAPFEYRVDVIMDEMNLARDRAAELIKEKDRQRSLYLQHNYHRDWTDPTLYHAVFNTSLTTWENMADIVIDFHRRLFGDDD
- a CDS encoding purine-nucleoside phosphorylase, yielding MPRHDPLDATADFLGSKGFAATRFGMILGTGFGSCVRAVEKKSVVPYGSIPHFPVSTVHGHEGNLVFGALGEASVILMQGRIHLYEGYDARQIAYPLEVMRRFGVEILLVTNAAGGLNPRYEVGDLMVVRQHIHPIGVKLMGDLTSDTDGEPCYSASLRDSLLQISIQRNQHVQQGILAWMPGPSFETRAEIALLKSLGADAVTMSTVPEALAARRLGMRTVAVSCISNVWTGQAGETVDADDVATTVESAAERCSELFRGFLLRMATRV
- a CDS encoding acetyl-CoA carboxylase carboxyltransferase subunit beta — its product is MAWFERRQRGLSPQKRKEIPKGLWVKCDKCDAMLYKAELERDFNVCAHCGYHFKIGHQGYISLIMDPDSFTETDTDLRTVDPLEFKEKENYPDYMKRYQKRTGMMEAVVSGTGRIEGRLVSLSIHDGAFLAGSMGSVVGEKVTRSIRRSLDLEIPLLVVATSGGARMQEGILSLMQMAKTSLWLNRLSEKKIPFVVVITNPTMAGVMASYASLGDFTLAEPGAMMGFAGGRVIEQTIGSSLPEGFQTAEFFLTKGFVDQVVPRTGLRETLSTILSYFPDREKKEEPAPEAP